A genomic window from Luteolibacter sp. LG18 includes:
- a CDS encoding SDR family NAD(P)-dependent oxidoreductase: MPGRIIITGGEGGLGQAIAGEFRVAGWEVAAPGRVDLDVASPGSVAAFFKDRETDLLVCNAGLTRDVPLVKLSEADWDAVLQTNLHGAARCAKAALRGMVKRRTGHVVFISSFSALHPPAGQAAYAAAKAGLIGLGKSLAREVGRAGVRINVVLPGFLETRMTTGVSPERRDEVLTEHTLGRFNTPGAVARFIRTLEEGLPHTSGQIFQLDSRVA; encoded by the coding sequence GTGCCGGGCAGGATCATCATCACGGGTGGAGAGGGCGGCCTCGGGCAGGCGATCGCCGGTGAGTTCCGGGTGGCCGGTTGGGAGGTGGCCGCACCGGGCCGGGTGGACCTCGACGTGGCCTCTCCGGGTTCCGTCGCCGCGTTTTTCAAGGACCGGGAAACCGACCTGCTCGTTTGCAATGCCGGGCTCACCCGGGACGTTCCCCTGGTGAAGCTCTCGGAGGCTGATTGGGACGCCGTTTTGCAAACGAATCTCCATGGGGCCGCCCGCTGCGCCAAAGCCGCCCTGCGGGGCATGGTGAAGCGCCGTACGGGACACGTGGTTTTCATCTCGAGCTTCTCCGCCCTCCATCCACCGGCGGGCCAGGCCGCGTACGCCGCTGCGAAAGCCGGTCTGATCGGATTGGGCAAGTCGCTGGCCCGGGAAGTGGGCCGTGCCGGGGTCCGCATCAATGTTGTGCTGCCGGGCTTCCTCGAGACCCGCATGACCACCGGAGTGTCGCCGGAGCGGCGGGACGAGGTCCTGACGGAGCACACCCTTGGGCGCTTCAATACTCCCGGGGCGGTGGCGCGGTTCATCCGGACGCTGGAAGAAGGCCTGCCCCACACTTCCGGCCAGATCTTCCAGCTCGATAGCCGCGTCGCCTGA
- a CDS encoding alpha-ketoacid dehydrogenase subunit beta, which translates to MSRTLTYREALREGLDEELARDPNVVLMGEEVAQYNGAYKVTEGLWKKWGDKRIVDTPISEAGFIGMGIGASMLGVRPVMELMFWSFHSVAFDQLVNNAACVRYMSGGLINCPIVMRGPANGGTNVGATHSHIPEGLFAAFPGLKVCAPATPADAKGLIKAAIRDNDPVYVMENTLLYGTTGEVPDPAEGDHVVPLGKADVKREGTDISLIAHGRSVIHALAAAETLQAEHGISAEVLDLRSIRPLDVDAILATVRKTNRVVLVDESKPFGGVSAMVATLIQEHAFDYLDAPVKRVCTIDAPAIYSPHIENQQLPNPGRIVEKVLSMR; encoded by the coding sequence ATGTCTCGTACCCTCACCTACCGTGAAGCCCTCCGCGAAGGCCTCGATGAGGAACTCGCCCGCGATCCCAACGTCGTCCTGATGGGCGAGGAGGTCGCCCAGTACAACGGCGCCTACAAGGTCACCGAAGGCCTTTGGAAGAAATGGGGCGACAAACGCATCGTCGACACCCCGATCTCCGAGGCCGGTTTCATCGGCATGGGCATCGGCGCCTCGATGCTCGGTGTCCGCCCGGTGATGGAGCTGATGTTCTGGTCGTTCCACTCCGTGGCCTTCGACCAGCTCGTCAACAACGCCGCCTGCGTCCGCTACATGTCCGGCGGTCTCATCAACTGCCCGATCGTGATGCGCGGCCCGGCCAACGGCGGCACCAATGTCGGCGCCACCCACTCCCACATTCCCGAGGGCCTCTTCGCCGCCTTCCCGGGTCTCAAGGTCTGCGCCCCGGCCACCCCGGCGGATGCCAAGGGCCTGATCAAGGCCGCCATCCGTGACAACGACCCGGTCTACGTCATGGAGAACACCCTCCTCTACGGTACCACCGGTGAAGTGCCGGATCCGGCGGAAGGCGACCATGTCGTCCCGCTCGGCAAGGCCGATGTGAAGCGCGAGGGCACCGACATCTCCCTCATCGCCCACGGCCGCTCGGTCATCCACGCCCTCGCCGCCGCGGAAACCCTCCAAGCCGAGCACGGCATCTCCGCCGAGGTCCTCGACCTCCGCTCGATCCGCCCGCTCGACGTCGACGCCATCCTCGCCACCGTCCGCAAGACCAACCGCGTGGTGCTCGTCGACGAATCGAAGCCCTTCGGCGGCGTCTCCGCCATGGTTGCGACCCTGATCCAAGAGCACGCCTTCGATTACCTCGATGCCCCGGTGAAGCGCGTTTGCACCATCGATGCCCCGGCGATCTACTCGCCGCACATTGAGAACCAGCAGCTTCCGAATCCGGGCCGGATCGTCGAGAAGGTCCTCTCGATGCGCTGA
- a CDS encoding SRPBCC family protein: MTTIQLTTRIEAPVDRVFDLSRSIDLHLASTAHTGERAIAGVTRGLIGLNEEVTWSARHFGIRFRMTVGITGYDRPHHFRDEMLRGPFQKMEHDHVFEPQGSATLMHDTFRFTSPLGPFGGLLVDRALLRPHLLALLEERNGWIKRVAESNEWERFLSEEFFLLNSIESSS, encoded by the coding sequence GTGACCACGATCCAGCTAACCACGCGGATCGAGGCACCGGTCGACCGCGTTTTCGACCTCTCGCGCAGCATCGACCTGCACCTGGCCTCCACCGCCCACACCGGTGAGCGGGCCATCGCCGGTGTGACCCGCGGCCTGATCGGGCTGAACGAGGAGGTCACTTGGAGCGCCCGCCACTTCGGGATCCGCTTCCGCATGACCGTGGGCATCACCGGGTACGACCGACCGCACCACTTCCGCGACGAGATGCTCCGCGGGCCGTTCCAGAAAATGGAGCACGATCACGTGTTCGAGCCCCAGGGCAGCGCCACGCTCATGCACGACACGTTCCGGTTCACATCCCCGCTTGGCCCGTTCGGAGGCCTCCTGGTGGATCGTGCGTTGCTCAGGCCCCATTTGCTCGCCCTGTTGGAAGAACGGAACGGGTGGATCAAACGCGTGGCGGAATCCAACGAGTGGGAACGCTTCCTCTCTGAAGAATTCTTCCTTTTGAACTCCATAGAATCTTCTTCTTAA
- the pyrE gene encoding orotate phosphoribosyltransferase produces the protein MSAAALKSLLLEKSVRTGTFTLASGKESDLYIDCRVTALDPFGANLIGELGWAAVRERIAAEGLQIDAIGGMTLGADPISLAVGMTSAKQHPAEALQVFTVRKEPKGHGRGKQIEGNFKEGSTVIVVDDVITTGGSTIKAIDVIEREGGKVAFALVLVDRQEGGREAIEARGIPVLTLFTRKTLLDEA, from the coding sequence ATGTCCGCCGCCGCGCTCAAGTCCCTCCTCCTCGAAAAGTCCGTCCGCACCGGAACCTTCACCCTCGCCTCCGGCAAGGAGAGCGATCTCTACATCGACTGCCGCGTGACGGCCCTCGATCCCTTCGGCGCGAACCTGATCGGCGAGCTCGGCTGGGCGGCGGTACGCGAGCGCATCGCGGCGGAAGGCCTCCAGATCGATGCCATCGGCGGCATGACCCTCGGCGCGGACCCGATCTCGCTGGCCGTGGGCATGACCTCCGCGAAGCAACACCCGGCGGAGGCCCTGCAGGTCTTCACCGTGCGCAAGGAGCCGAAGGGCCACGGCCGCGGCAAGCAGATCGAAGGCAACTTCAAGGAAGGAAGTACGGTGATCGTCGTGGATGATGTGATCACCACCGGCGGCTCCACCATCAAGGCCATCGACGTGATCGAGCGCGAGGGCGGCAAGGTGGCGTTCGCGCTGGTGTTGGTGGACCGCCAGGAAGGCGGCCGCGAGGCGATCGAGGCGCGCGGCATCCCGGTGCTCACGCTCTTCACGCGCAAGACCCTCCTCGACGAGGCGTGA
- a CDS encoding dihydrolipoamide acetyltransferase family protein, whose translation MPVNIEMPKLSDTMTEGTLIKWHKKVGDHVEIGDVIAEVETDKATMEMEAFDEGTITQILIQEGEKLEVGGVLAVLDGEDGAAAPASAATAAAATVAAAPVQQAAATSTPAPAAPVSESGDRLKSSPLARKVAAELGVNLAGVTGSGPAGRIVRADVEAASKKPAPSSTASAAAALAASVKSKATAAAPAAAPSVNAILPVAKEGDEIVQLSSMRKVIASRLLTSKVTIPHFYLHVEVDAAPLMAIRKQVNDQAEKTHGNKYSVNDFILKAVISAAQAVPAVNASYAGDHIINFKHVGLSVAIAVEDGLVTPVIKQAESKSLLAISRAVKDFAARAKDKKLKPDEFDGGTITVSNLGAWGVESFDAIVNPPQAAILSVGAAIEKPVVKNGQIVPGIRMNLGLSCDHRVVDGAVAAKFLAEVKKLIEQPALMLI comes from the coding sequence ATGCCTGTAAACATCGAAATGCCCAAGCTCTCGGATACCATGACCGAGGGCACCCTCATCAAATGGCACAAGAAGGTCGGTGACCACGTCGAGATCGGCGATGTCATCGCCGAAGTCGAAACCGACAAGGCCACGATGGAAATGGAAGCCTTCGACGAAGGCACCATCACCCAGATCCTGATCCAGGAAGGGGAAAAGCTCGAAGTCGGCGGGGTCCTCGCCGTGCTCGATGGCGAAGACGGTGCCGCCGCCCCGGCCAGCGCCGCTACCGCGGCAGCCGCCACTGTGGCCGCTGCTCCTGTCCAACAGGCCGCCGCCACCTCCACCCCGGCTCCCGCCGCCCCGGTCTCCGAAAGCGGTGACCGCCTCAAATCTTCCCCGCTCGCCCGCAAGGTCGCCGCCGAACTCGGCGTGAACCTCGCCGGTGTCACCGGTTCCGGCCCGGCCGGCCGCATCGTCCGCGCCGACGTCGAAGCCGCCTCGAAGAAGCCCGCTCCGTCCAGCACCGCTTCCGCCGCCGCCGCCCTCGCCGCCTCGGTGAAATCGAAGGCCACCGCCGCCGCACCGGCCGCCGCTCCCTCCGTCAATGCCATCCTCCCGGTGGCCAAGGAAGGCGACGAGATCGTCCAGCTTTCCTCGATGCGGAAGGTCATCGCCTCCCGCCTGCTCACCTCGAAGGTCACCATCCCGCACTTCTACCTCCACGTGGAAGTCGACGCCGCCCCGCTGATGGCGATCCGCAAGCAGGTCAACGACCAAGCCGAGAAGACCCACGGCAACAAGTACTCGGTCAACGATTTCATCCTGAAGGCCGTGATCAGCGCCGCCCAGGCCGTGCCCGCCGTGAACGCCTCCTACGCCGGCGATCACATCATCAACTTCAAGCACGTCGGCCTGTCCGTGGCGATCGCCGTGGAAGACGGTCTGGTGACCCCGGTCATCAAGCAGGCGGAAAGCAAGTCCCTGCTGGCCATCTCCCGCGCCGTGAAGGACTTCGCCGCCCGCGCCAAGGACAAGAAGCTCAAGCCCGACGAATTCGACGGCGGCACCATCACCGTGTCGAACCTCGGTGCCTGGGGCGTCGAGTCCTTCGATGCCATCGTCAACCCGCCGCAGGCCGCCATCCTCTCGGTGGGTGCCGCGATCGAGAAGCCCGTCGTCAAGAACGGCCAGATCGTCCCCGGCATCCGCATGAACCTCGGCCTGTCCTGCGACCACCGCGTCGTCGATGGTGCCGTGGCCGCCAAGTTCCTCGCCGAGGTCAAGAAGCTCATCGAGCAACCCGCTCTGATGCTGATCTAA
- a CDS encoding DUF3472 domain-containing protein: MKPAILALLVMAGGLHADPLRIPAHSAYLEPEANGARISENKPITGWTKPELKIEWFGQIKTAGKLDCSVEVNLPAGKESRLRLTVEGKSREATVKGTGSPVAVPFGSFTITRATGYQRFLLESLNRPGETNGDVGDLVLDGPAAKDAHFNVKERRNAASVHLSYPNPKDVNVEAFYCEATAATDPVASYYMVCGWNRGYFGMQVNSPTERRIIFSVWDAGGEAKDRSKVEADNRTSLIAKGEGVDSGDFGNEGTGGHSHLVYNWKTGSTQRFVVTAKVLDASHTVYSGFWFHPEQKKWMLISSWKAPKTGDWLKGLYSFSENFGGSNGQLQRKCYYGNQWVRTDKGEWIEITRASFSHDGTGKEDRLDRYMGVEHGRFFLSNGGFLEPSVKYGTPFDRPATKTPPSDLKLPPLPGI; this comes from the coding sequence ATGAAACCCGCGATCCTCGCCTTGCTTGTCATGGCGGGCGGCCTCCATGCCGACCCGCTCCGCATTCCCGCCCACAGCGCCTACCTCGAGCCCGAGGCGAATGGCGCGCGGATTTCCGAGAACAAACCGATCACCGGCTGGACCAAGCCGGAGCTGAAGATCGAATGGTTCGGCCAGATCAAGACCGCCGGGAAATTGGATTGCTCGGTGGAGGTGAACCTGCCCGCGGGCAAGGAATCGCGCCTGCGCCTGACGGTTGAAGGCAAGAGCCGCGAGGCCACCGTGAAAGGCACCGGCAGCCCGGTGGCGGTCCCGTTCGGCAGCTTCACGATCACCCGCGCCACCGGCTACCAGCGCTTCCTGCTGGAGTCGCTGAACCGCCCCGGTGAAACGAACGGCGATGTCGGCGATCTGGTGCTCGATGGCCCGGCTGCGAAGGACGCGCATTTCAACGTGAAGGAGCGCCGCAACGCCGCGTCGGTTCACCTGTCCTACCCGAACCCGAAGGACGTGAACGTCGAGGCCTTCTACTGCGAGGCCACCGCCGCCACCGATCCGGTGGCGAGCTACTACATGGTCTGCGGTTGGAACCGCGGCTACTTCGGCATGCAGGTGAACAGCCCCACCGAGCGCCGCATCATCTTCTCGGTGTGGGACGCGGGCGGCGAGGCCAAGGACCGCTCCAAGGTCGAGGCGGACAACCGCACGAGTCTCATCGCGAAGGGCGAGGGCGTGGACAGCGGTGACTTTGGCAACGAAGGCACCGGCGGCCACAGCCACCTCGTCTACAATTGGAAGACCGGCTCGACCCAGCGCTTCGTGGTCACCGCGAAGGTGCTGGATGCCAGCCACACCGTGTACTCCGGCTTCTGGTTCCACCCCGAGCAGAAGAAGTGGATGCTCATTTCCAGCTGGAAGGCCCCGAAGACCGGCGACTGGCTGAAGGGCCTCTACAGCTTCAGCGAGAACTTCGGCGGCTCGAACGGCCAGCTCCAGCGGAAGTGCTACTACGGCAACCAGTGGGTCCGCACCGACAAGGGCGAGTGGATCGAAATCACCCGCGCCAGCTTCAGCCACGACGGCACCGGCAAGGAGGACCGCCTCGACCGTTACATGGGCGTCGAGCACGGCCGCTTCTTCCTCAGCAACGGCGGCTTCCTCGAGCCGTCCGTGAAATACGGCACGCCCTTCGACCGCCCGGCCACCAAGACTCCGCCGAGCGACCTGAAGCTGCCGCCGCTGCCGGGGATTTGA
- the rpmA gene encoding 50S ribosomal protein L27 → MAHKKGQGSVKNGRDSRSKRLGVKKFGGQAVIAGNIIIRQRGTKWHPGVGVGIGRDHTIFAVTDGRVFFDRDGRRVNVGQPVAAAAN, encoded by the coding sequence ATGGCCCATAAGAAAGGACAAGGTTCCGTCAAGAACGGTCGCGACTCCCGCTCCAAGCGCCTCGGCGTGAAGAAGTTCGGCGGTCAGGCTGTCATCGCCGGCAACATCATCATCCGCCAGCGTGGCACCAAGTGGCACCCGGGCGTGGGCGTCGGCATCGGCCGCGACCACACCATCTTCGCCGTCACCGATGGCCGCGTGTTCTTCGACCGCGATGGCCGCCGCGTGAACGTCGGCCAGCCGGTGGCTGCCGCCGCCAACTGA
- the tsaE gene encoding tRNA (adenosine(37)-N6)-threonylcarbamoyltransferase complex ATPase subunit type 1 TsaE, translating into MAALGREAAARAVPGQVFALVGDLGAGKTHWTKGLADGLGFAGEVTSPTFSLAHEYRGGRLPVFHFDFYRIETADELFGMGWDEYLDEGGVIVAEWADKFPEVLPPDTRWYHFHLLADGSREITAG; encoded by the coding sequence ATGGCAGCCCTCGGACGGGAAGCCGCGGCGCGCGCGGTGCCCGGTCAGGTCTTCGCGCTGGTGGGGGACCTGGGAGCCGGGAAAACGCATTGGACGAAGGGCTTGGCGGACGGCCTCGGATTCGCCGGTGAGGTGACCAGCCCGACCTTTTCGCTGGCCCACGAGTACCGCGGCGGACGCCTGCCCGTGTTCCATTTCGATTTTTACCGGATCGAAACGGCCGACGAGCTTTTCGGGATGGGTTGGGACGAGTACCTCGACGAAGGCGGGGTGATCGTCGCCGAGTGGGCGGACAAATTCCCCGAAGTCCTGCCGCCGGACACCCGCTGGTACCATTTCCACCTGCTGGCGGACGGCTCGCGGGAGATCACCGCGGGGTGA
- the rplU gene encoding 50S ribosomal protein L21, which translates to MAYAVIKTGGKQYRVQQGDKIDVEKLDAEVDSELTFDVLLVGEGESVKIGAPTVAGASVTAKVVEQFRGKKGVAFKFKRRKGFHKTKGFRRHLTKLEITAVGV; encoded by the coding sequence ATGGCCTACGCAGTGATCAAAACCGGCGGTAAGCAATACCGCGTTCAGCAAGGCGACAAAATCGACGTCGAGAAGCTCGACGCCGAAGTCGATTCCGAACTCACTTTCGACGTGCTCCTCGTCGGCGAAGGCGAATCCGTCAAGATCGGTGCGCCGACCGTGGCGGGCGCGTCCGTCACCGCCAAGGTGGTCGAGCAGTTCCGTGGCAAGAAGGGCGTTGCCTTCAAGTTCAAGCGCCGCAAGGGCTTCCACAAGACCAAGGGCTTCCGTCGCCACCTGACGAAGCTCGAGATCACCGCCGTTGGCGTCTAA
- the ribD gene encoding bifunctional diaminohydroxyphosphoribosylaminopyrimidine deaminase/5-amino-6-(5-phosphoribosylamino)uracil reductase RibD codes for MRAGFNWDSVAGLAAGGGNAEAGGVDDAHWMGLALEEAAKGVGRTAPNPPVGAVLVKDGTLIGRGWHRAAGRPHAEREALADALRNAGAEAIRGSTAYVTLEPCSTYGRTPPCTVGLIEAGVARVVYAVTDRNPAHVGRADALLREAGIEVLAGVREAEATALLRSFFQVQETGRPWVIWKTAMSLDGRLTRPPGEGQWLSSPASRADVQRLRGEVDAILTSGETVRRDRPKLTIREPGLLEGRNQPWRVVVTGQPDSLPRDADLFTDEWRDRTLVRPVADLPDTLRRLAAEQGVLSVLVEAGGLFSAALFEAGCVDEIVVYLAPLLCGGDVPALAGAGLPVPLELADVTYERIGDDVRMRAPVVRG; via the coding sequence ATGAGGGCGGGTTTCAACTGGGATTCCGTGGCCGGGCTTGCCGCCGGCGGCGGGAACGCGGAAGCTGGCGGCGTGGATGACGCGCATTGGATGGGCCTCGCCCTGGAGGAAGCTGCGAAGGGAGTGGGCCGCACGGCACCGAATCCCCCGGTGGGGGCTGTTTTGGTGAAGGATGGCACGCTCATCGGGCGCGGCTGGCACCGGGCCGCAGGCCGTCCCCACGCCGAACGGGAAGCCCTCGCGGACGCGCTGCGGAACGCGGGCGCGGAAGCGATCCGCGGGTCCACCGCCTATGTCACCCTGGAGCCCTGCTCCACCTATGGCCGCACGCCGCCGTGCACCGTGGGGCTCATCGAGGCCGGGGTGGCGCGCGTGGTTTACGCCGTCACCGACAGGAATCCGGCCCACGTTGGCCGCGCCGATGCCCTGCTCCGCGAGGCCGGGATCGAGGTGCTCGCCGGAGTCCGGGAAGCGGAGGCCACCGCCCTCTTGCGATCGTTTTTCCAAGTCCAGGAAACCGGCCGCCCGTGGGTGATCTGGAAGACCGCCATGAGCCTGGACGGCCGCCTGACCCGCCCGCCGGGCGAGGGCCAGTGGCTCAGCAGCCCGGCCTCGCGGGCGGATGTCCAGCGGCTGCGCGGCGAGGTCGATGCGATCCTCACCTCCGGTGAAACCGTGCGCCGCGACCGGCCGAAGCTCACCATCCGGGAACCCGGTCTGCTTGAGGGCCGGAACCAACCGTGGCGGGTGGTGGTCACCGGCCAGCCGGATTCGTTGCCGCGGGACGCGGACCTTTTCACCGACGAATGGCGGGACCGCACCCTGGTGCGCCCCGTCGCGGATCTACCGGACACCCTGCGCCGCCTCGCGGCGGAACAGGGCGTGCTCAGCGTCCTGGTCGAGGCCGGCGGGCTGTTTTCCGCCGCCTTGTTCGAGGCTGGGTGCGTCGACGAGATCGTCGTTTACCTCGCGCCGCTGCTGTGTGGCGGGGATGTTCCGGCGCTCGCGGGCGCGGGATTGCCCGTGCCCTTGGAACTGGCGGACGTCACCTACGAGCGCATCGGCGATGACGTGCGGATGCGCGCGCCGGTCGTCCGGGGTTAG
- the pdhA gene encoding pyruvate dehydrogenase (acetyl-transferring) E1 component subunit alpha — MSTAQLDTPRLDFAGSPINRDLTPDQKIDLFRQMVRIRRFEQTALKYYNAGKMGGFLHLYIGQEAVAVGTISLKLENDHFITAYRDHGHALSVGMGMNECMAEMYGKQTGCSKGKGGSMHFFAPDKGYWGGHGIVGGQTPLGLGLAYGLKYLEKEGCCLCYLGDGAVNQGAFHESLNIAALFNLPVIYVIENNGYSMGTSQKRSSSYRGCLAQRAEGYDMEWDVIDGSDIYEVRAKTHIAMERARKEQKPAILEISTYRYYGHSVADANAKKYRTPEEIENYKQNHDPITLFRRRLVAEGIFTEEQADQISKEAADEAAASAKFAEESPAPTVADIMTDVYWESDNNTEASKTGWHFFND; from the coding sequence ATGTCGACCGCTCAACTTGACACGCCCCGCCTCGATTTCGCCGGTTCACCGATCAACCGGGACCTGACCCCGGACCAAAAGATCGACCTGTTCCGACAGATGGTCCGCATCCGTCGCTTCGAACAGACCGCGCTCAAGTACTACAACGCCGGCAAGATGGGTGGCTTCCTCCACCTCTACATCGGCCAGGAAGCGGTCGCCGTCGGCACCATTTCCCTCAAGCTGGAGAACGACCACTTCATCACCGCCTACCGCGACCACGGCCACGCCCTGTCCGTCGGCATGGGCATGAACGAGTGCATGGCCGAGATGTACGGCAAGCAGACCGGTTGCTCGAAGGGCAAAGGTGGCTCGATGCACTTCTTCGCTCCGGACAAGGGTTACTGGGGCGGCCACGGCATCGTCGGCGGCCAGACCCCGCTCGGCCTCGGCCTCGCCTACGGTCTGAAGTACCTTGAGAAGGAAGGCTGCTGCCTCTGCTACCTCGGTGACGGCGCCGTCAACCAGGGTGCCTTCCACGAGTCCCTCAATATCGCCGCGCTCTTCAACCTCCCGGTCATCTACGTGATCGAGAACAACGGCTACTCGATGGGCACCTCCCAGAAGCGCTCGTCCTCCTACCGCGGCTGCCTCGCGCAGCGCGCCGAGGGTTACGACATGGAGTGGGACGTGATCGACGGCTCCGACATCTACGAGGTCCGCGCCAAGACCCACATCGCGATGGAGCGCGCCCGCAAGGAGCAGAAGCCCGCCATCCTCGAGATTTCCACCTACCGCTACTACGGCCACAGCGTCGCCGACGCCAACGCCAAGAAGTACCGCACCCCGGAGGAAATCGAGAACTACAAGCAGAACCACGACCCGATCACCTTGTTCCGCCGCCGTCTGGTGGCCGAGGGCATCTTCACCGAAGAGCAGGCCGACCAGATCTCGAAGGAAGCCGCCGACGAGGCCGCCGCTTCCGCCAAATTCGCCGAGGAATCCCCCGCCCCGACCGTCGCCGACATCATGACCGATGTCTACTGGGAGTCCGACAACAACACCGAGGCTTCGAAGACCGGCTGGCACTTCTTCAACGACTGA
- a CDS encoding DUF6580 family putative transport protein, with amino-acid sequence MKRWLPALLIVALLVVFRILGGLFPTTLPNFQPLPALLLCGMVFLKGAQRWLLPLAAWVITYPATSVAQGYPVFGWDLLGVLLGVAATLGIALWTRRHATVLPVLASSLVAALVFYFVTNTLSFAVDPLYAKTFDGFVRAQWTGPETGMPTWIFLRNLVAANVLFSGLFLLSRHSLPQAASAAESAAVR; translated from the coding sequence ATGAAGCGCTGGCTCCCTGCCCTCCTCATCGTCGCCCTGCTCGTGGTCTTCCGGATCCTCGGCGGGTTGTTTCCGACGACGTTGCCAAACTTCCAGCCGCTGCCCGCGTTGCTGCTCTGCGGCATGGTGTTCCTGAAGGGTGCCCAGCGCTGGCTGCTGCCGCTCGCCGCCTGGGTAATCACCTACCCCGCCACCAGCGTGGCCCAGGGTTACCCGGTCTTCGGCTGGGATCTCCTCGGCGTGCTGCTCGGGGTCGCCGCCACCCTCGGCATCGCCCTCTGGACCCGTCGCCATGCCACCGTCCTGCCAGTCCTGGCGTCCTCCCTGGTCGCAGCGCTGGTGTTCTACTTCGTGACGAACACGCTCTCCTTCGCGGTCGATCCGCTCTACGCGAAGACCTTCGACGGCTTCGTCCGCGCCCAGTGGACTGGTCCCGAGACCGGCATGCCCACCTGGATCTTCCTCCGCAATCTGGTCGCCGCGAACGTCCTGTTCTCCGGCCTGTTCCTGCTCTCCCGTCATTCGCTCCCGCAAGCCGCCTCTGCCGCCGAATCCGCGGCTGTCAGATAA
- a CDS encoding GYF domain-containing protein, translating to MDAWYYGKDGRQGGPVTWDALRGLAASGQLAPGDLVWTSSMKDWKPAAEIPGLSSTPPSPISGAEASSPYAAPPSTWNPAPAVAPIEGEPLPEVAPGSVQIGVGECISRASTLVLRHFGTILLVGVVYVALTFAVGFALGLVDTALGLKPVNTMVHFDPTHMRVGPTGTQAEEEPSNEFPTTHRTRVSTFNRSSDGGLLSQIGGQILSVFLSLGCARIGLNLVDGKEADVGMMFGEGRKLLRAIGASILYLLMVGLGLICLLVPGIYLAMRFGLYRKAIVDRDLGIMDAFRYSSDLTTNNRMNLFGLAVLCFLITIAGAIALCVGLLYAVPLVWLAELVAYRWLQRGPQVLQDRLRFPWR from the coding sequence ATGGATGCATGGTACTACGGCAAGGACGGCAGACAGGGAGGCCCGGTCACTTGGGACGCCTTGAGAGGACTGGCAGCCTCCGGGCAACTCGCACCCGGTGACCTGGTGTGGACCTCGTCCATGAAGGATTGGAAACCCGCCGCGGAAATCCCCGGTTTGTCTTCCACTCCGCCTTCCCCGATCTCCGGAGCTGAGGCGAGCAGCCCCTATGCCGCGCCTCCCTCCACGTGGAACCCGGCACCGGCGGTAGCCCCCATCGAAGGAGAACCACTCCCCGAGGTCGCCCCCGGCAGCGTCCAAATCGGCGTGGGCGAATGCATCTCGCGGGCGTCCACCTTGGTGCTGCGGCATTTTGGAACCATCCTGCTCGTGGGAGTGGTGTATGTGGCGCTGACCTTCGCCGTGGGGTTCGCGCTGGGACTCGTCGACACCGCGCTGGGCCTGAAGCCGGTGAACACGATGGTCCACTTCGACCCCACCCACATGCGGGTCGGACCAACGGGCACCCAGGCGGAGGAGGAGCCGTCGAACGAGTTCCCGACCACCCACCGAACCCGCGTCTCTACCTTCAACCGCTCCTCGGACGGCGGACTCCTGAGCCAGATAGGCGGACAAATCCTGAGCGTCTTCCTCTCGCTCGGCTGCGCCCGCATCGGCCTGAATCTGGTGGACGGCAAGGAAGCCGATGTCGGAATGATGTTCGGCGAGGGGCGGAAGCTGCTCCGAGCCATCGGGGCCTCGATCCTCTACCTCCTGATGGTCGGCCTCGGGTTGATCTGCCTGCTCGTGCCCGGCATCTATCTGGCGATGAGGTTCGGCCTCTACCGCAAGGCGATCGTCGACCGCGACCTGGGGATCATGGACGCGTTCCGCTACAGCTCGGACCTGACCACGAACAACCGCATGAACCTCTTCGGACTGGCGGTGCTGTGCTTCCTGATCACGATCGCCGGTGCCATCGCGCTGTGCGTGGGCCTCCTCTACGCGGTCCCGCTGGTGTGGCTGGCCGAGCTGGTGGCCTACCGCTGGCTGCAACGCGGACCGCAGGTGCTTCAGGACCGGCTGCGGTTTCCGTGGCGGTGA